The following DNA comes from Solea senegalensis isolate Sse05_10M linkage group LG10, IFAPA_SoseM_1, whole genome shotgun sequence.
AGGCAAGGAGCCCATCAGACCTGCTGCACTTTCTGACACTTAACGAGCTGACTGAGAGCATGCCGCAGCTGTATCCCCTCACCTCAAGTCAAAGGACAAACTTTACTATGCTGCCGTCGCCCACTTCACAAGGAAAGACCGACAAATGGATTTCGTTTTCATGTAAGGTAGGCCTATGTTGTAAGCCCCATCAAGGGCGTCACTTTGTTTATAAAAGTGCTGGGGACAATAGCCATAGCTTAACTGTGAAGGCCCCGCTGTATAGCTCACGGTTCGCCACTGCAATTATACCAACATGCCAATTACGTGCGGTCAAAGAGCTTTTTCAGAGAATCACAGGATTTCAGAATGAACCTTGGGTGTGCTCATTTAGGTGGTCTTCCAAATATAAGGGACATTATACTTTATGGGAGACAAATTACACACAATTATACCCTTCGGTGTGGGAGTGGGTGAGCTGTTTGGTAGCTTTAATATGGTTTACAGCAAAACTTAAAACCGTCCAACTGTAAGAAGGATTTAGcatcttggtgtattgtgtttACCTGGCCTGTAGCTCAAGTGTCCTCTCCTTCCCTGACACCTGGAAGGTATGCGGATAGTCCTCATTTGTCGTTTCCAGGACCTTCATGCCGTCTATGCCAATTCTTGTCCTCACTGTGTACTTAGGCCCTCCCAGGCTAAATTTGGGCACGCAGTACAACAGCATGTTGTTGAActggcagaaaaagaaagaagcacaaCATCTTGGTACCTTGTGGCAAAACATGATGGAGTACAAATGACTAGTTTAAAACACCCTTAACTCTGTAGAACCTGAATTACACAGACGGAGACATTCAGCCTGAAGTTAATTATCACATCATCTTTGTATTTGAGAGAGTGTGCCACTCATGTATTCTCCCACAGAGGTGGTCCTAGTGAGAAATGATTCACTTGTTTAGATTGAATCGTGCTGATGAAGTCTTGCCCTCAGCATAATTCCCTGCAGGCCCCTCTTTTTTTTAGACGAGAAAATGTTCTGCACTTTCTCTCACCAGGAATAGGTATCTCTCCATGGCCGAGGTGTTCCTGGCTGCCAGCTTCAGGATATGGCCCTCTTTGATGAACTCATTAGATGGGTGGACaatgtcctcctcctcgcccAGCATCTCGTATATCTCCAAGagtttcttcaggttctcctgAAGGAGGACGGGACATTTATTTTAgccacatgttaaaaaaaggtgTTGGTGAGACTGTGTTCACCTGCAGCACTTaacattgaaaaacaacaccCTAAAGAAGGGAGTTGAAGGTCAAACTCCTGTCATATCTATccgttactaagcaaccaaaacaTGGGGAATGAACTTCATTACATTgtgttatatatacacatttcatTGTGTTATATGTAATTTTTGGGTTAAATGGCCTTTAAGTCACAtattaaattaagaaaaataatcaaaacagacatgcccagaaaaaaaatgtgtatttgtgtgtgtgcagaatacGCCACTGACCGACCCCTAAGTCTAAGGTGTATACTGTTACTTACAGATTTTCGTATGGCGCTGTTGGAGTGAGTTGCTGCCGTGGCAATGATTTCTAATGATTCTGGAAGAGAAAAGCAAACGGTTACCTAAAAATatccaaagagaaaataaaagtaacacCTTGCGTGATAAGGTGATAAGGGACTAACTTTCTGAATCTCGTCGGTCAGGGTCGTCCTGCGGCAGCTTCTTCAGATAGTCTTTGAGCAGCATCTCATATCGAGGGACTCGTTGCACAGGCTCCAGCATGTGATGCTGAAGAGTCAAACTGCCACAGACTTCCTGACTCtgtccagaaaaaaacaatgacaaaaaaatacggatattgacaaaaaacaagatttgttctttttatattCATACAATGGTATTTTTCCTCTGGAGTTGTTTCCGGATGTTATTGTGGGTGACGGTACCTGTATTTCCTGAATGAGTGCCTTGAACTGTGGCGAACGGTCAGAGTGCTGTTTCAGCAGCTCCATGGCCTTGTCGAAATTCTTTACATACTCAGCGTACATTTTGAGAAAAGGCGTGAGTTTCAGCAAGATGTCACCGATGCGAGGTGTGGATGCCCTGCAGTGGCATAAAGTATTcgaatgaaaatatgtattttgagtttttggATTATCCAGCATGCATAATCATCTACACGCACTGCCACTGAGTGCCActccggccactttattagctATCCTGTGTACCAAATAAAGTGGCCAGCGAGTGCATTGTAATCTCTTTACTATTGTTCACCTCCGGGGCTGCCACTCACCATTCTCCCATGCGTTTCTCCAGATCTGGCAGCAGAAACTGGCTGTGAAAGGTGTGGATGGAGGAGATGTTGGAGAAGATGTTCTTCACCACGTCCACGGGGAACGTTCCCTTGTTAGCCTCCTCCATTAGCTTAGCACAGAACACCTGAACATCCACACATGCAGACAAGGTAAGATGATAAATGACAAGATGAttgaatgtttatttaaacaaaaatgaaaaggaaaacatgcTCGCATCAAGGTTTCTTGACATCCATACCTGGTCCAGCAGGTTCAGTCTGGCCACATAGGCCTTTTCTGTCTGCAGGAGCTCGCTGGCAATCTTGAAAAGCTTCTGCTCATTTGTctcctggggaaaaaaataaaataaaattgtacaTTAGTGGCAATTTTTGTGCGTATAAAGTTTGCAGGCAGCGCAACGACCGTATCAGTACAAAACTTTGCCGTAGGAGAACGAGACATCAAAGGCTTTCACCACAGAGAATTGAATGAATAAGTTTCGGCGTGAGCTAAAGAGTGTAATGCAGAAGTGCAGGACAAACCGTACACAGCCATGATTTCGGTTCATCTCGGTTTTCACTCCCAGTTCACCACTTCATTGTCAATGgcttcctgtctctctgcaggttccttatcattttaatactgaAATCTCACCACACAGAGTATTTTAAACAGCCATCGCAGCGTGAACAGTGGAGCGGTGTGTTATGTGGCCTGTTAATTATTCTTTGCTAATCAAGCATGCTTCTGTTTTAACACCTCATTGACTGGTCAGTGGTTTGACCGTAGCCTTCTGTGAAGTGCTTtcacaaaggtgtgtgtgtgtgtgtgtgtgtgtgtgtgtctgtgtctgtgtctgtgattaaCAGTGGGTTGATAGTTCTGGGCTGAGCTACAGTGAACATGTAGTGCAGTATGTGAGGGGGCATCAGAACAGGAAATGAAGACGGGAAATGACGCAACAGAGACACAACTAACAGTCTAACAgctttgtgtgagagagagagagaggccagtTGAACTTGACACATCGATACTCGGAGAGTGATCACATGAGCACACTAATATGATGAAGTTTGACACCTTATTGCCACAAAGACTGGGGCAGAAAAAGATTTCACAATAtgtttatcaaaaaggaagCAGATGACTGTCTGTACTGGGAACAACCAGCCTTATATTTCTATATGATTAAATAAGAGTTTACCTTTTTcaaacatattatattataccaagaaaaatgcattttctcaAATTGTGGTCAGTGGACAATTagatatatactttttttagaGCATTTACACATAGTAACCACTTTATACTTTTACCGCTCTACAGTTCAGAGAAAAAATGACTTTTCCCTTCACAATATTAATGTGATAGCCGTCATATttagattttacattttgcatGTAACAATATTCCATTTTCCGCTCTGTTACAGGTTACTCATCTTTCagatttcaatttatttttaaatcaccaGTTTTTGACCTTATCATTTATTATCCTGTGAGAATGATCCTCTCttacaaaaagtaaaattgAAATTGTACTTGCATTAAGCACCGATGCGTTGTGTCAATCTACTActaatgacacatttttccaTTTGGTACTTTTAAGCTGTAATAATAGCTTTTTGTTCATTGAAGACCATGTGTCCACCAAACACTAACACTGTAGTATGTTATAAAACAACATACTGCATCTTTCAAGTCAAGTTTtaagctttgtttttgtggctcTTTGTTCAAAACTCACTATAAAGCTCAGCAACCCCTTTCTTTAAGACTATTTTATACATGGACTTAACCAAAATAATTAGAATAAGTACGACTAGCACTTCTGATGTGACTGAATGaacagattaaataaatgaatccgGGCCAACTGAACCAACACAAAGAGCATGTGGAGTGCATGTTAACTAAAGATCACTTTAAACAGAGcatataatctgattaaaataatacaataccTGCAACAAAGACACTCAAACCTAATCAGGACCGATGTGATAAGAACAATCCTCTCTCTAACTGAAGTATTCACTGTAATAGAATTCAGATGAATGTTATTAAGGCACTGCTCTGGGCTTTTCCTTGTCCACACTCTTGAGACTGCGTGGTTGTTTTTAGTGCAGAGTAGAACCTGAGGTATTTATAATCTATAGACATCAGTGAGCAGCACACGCTTCAGAAGGGGACGCCACTGAAATACGAACTCAAACGCTAGACAACTGTTCAGCCGCCACAGAAAATAACTCTTCTcaagagactcacacacacgacCACACATCAGTGAGGAGTGACCTACACACTTGTAACTCGATCTCGAGTGACCCAGAACCTACAAATCccacaatataaataaatcctgacattttgttttaccagtgtggctacaaataaatcacacaaacacaaaaatcaatatGAAGAACCCATCCAGAACGTACCTTATGGTCTGTGCTCACTTCTTCATTTTTGTGCTCACTCTCTGTTGCAGCCACACTGTCTGTATTCTCAGAGTGACTCTCTGCATCAGTCCTGTTTTTCTCCAGAGGTGAATGATCCTCATTCGGTTCTGTACTCCCGTCCCCCATATCTCCATTTACCAGCCCCACAGTCTCTATCCTCACACTCTGATTCTCAgattcctctttttcctccttgtCCTGCTCCATCTGCCTCAGCGCACCGTTTGCTGCCGGTTTGTGCTCATCCTGGTGCAGCGTGGCCACCGGGGAGGAGTGGTTCTCCTGAATCCTGTTGGTCTCCGGCTGCCTCTGGTAGGGGCGATGGGCCGGGCTGCAGTTATTCGACCTGCTGATAGGTTTAAGTGGTGAGACGTCTCGCTTGTTCTCTGTGTTGCTGAAATGACAGGCAAAAAGGGGAAGTCGGTCAGCACACGTAGAGCACAGAAATAGTCCGCTACCAGCCACCCCCCTTCCCCCTGAGACGACAATTTACAGGAGTAGCTGGTGCAGCCGGAACGTTGATCCGAGAGAGTGGCGGACATGATAGTGAGCAGGCGGCTTTTGCACGTGGGCgtgagagttaaaaataaaacagtagagCACTTCCTTATATCTTATGAGGATGCAGACAGCTGTTGTTATGCAGAGGAAATGTGGTGTGTAGAGGGGGAATGGGGgaacgggaggaggaggagaggtacTACTCCCCAGAGTATGATTGATGCTGTCCTACTTCTACACAGCTTTTATATTTTTGCTGTAACATCACTTTCATTCTTTGCTCAATTGTGTATTAAATGGTAAAAGCATCCTGAAATGCATCTTGCAATGTGAAATACAGCACAGGAATGGAAACcaaatgtatacacacacacacacacacacacacacgtacaatgTCACCACTCATCTGATCTACTTCCTCTACCAGGCAGTCAGTCCAGCTGCTTCCACATTAAGTGTTTCTCCAGACGTCCAGTGTTGCAGCTTCTATATCTCAGCTGTTTTGTTGAtcctcaatttaaaaaaaaaaactggcagcAAATCAGATCTAAGTAACATGTCCAGCACTGACAACTTCAGCAGACACAAGATAGGACTTCTGTAATCTAAAAAAACGGAGAATTTTCTAGCTTCAGCAAAATGTACCGTTGCATTTAATGGGTTTGTCCAGTAGAAATAGGAAGTGTATACAAATAGGGGAAGAATTTCTGAACAGTCAGCCACCTGAAGCATTCAAATGTGAAGGAgattttaatattgtgtttaatAAAACGCCACGGAACCTGACTGCTGTTCCTGCTTGCACATCAAAAAGTGCAGTGAAAGTGTTAAaaccaacattttaaaacaggCTGAACGAGATGAGcgaaacaaacaaagtcatgtGCCAGTCTACAGGCAACCAAGTGTCATGTGAACCAGATTAGTATATTAAAAGGCTAATTCTGTTCTGAGAAGCTGTGGGCTGTTTCTTGTCTCCATTCAAGGCCACTAGAGGGCTAATCCCCTCCAGAGCATGAATGGAACGCCTTTGGTTAACCTCATTTCATAGTTGAACAATGTGAACGACAGGTGTGAAGAAAGCCCGAGATCTTGGTCAGCTGAGATTTCGTAATTTTGCTGGTAAATGTCAGGAATGAGTTGCAGCGTGAGGCTTTAGACAGAGGGGATGCAGAGAAGCTTTAGTGGACTGCTGCTGAATATTTTTGGGCTTTACTGTGTGAGCAATTGGGACAAGGGCACCATTGTTGTGCCCCTCATCACCGAGCGTGGGCCTCACTCATGTATCCGGCGCTGCAGATACAGTCAAAACTTAacatggctttaaaaaaaagaaagaacacaaaatGATATGTAGGACTGCaataaataattgattcattttaaatgtaaaaatagttGACCGTATTTTGACAGTCGATCATAGTAAACATTGCTACAGTAACCTGAATATTTTCAGCTTGTTGATTTTTGGGAAACATAGTCACCATTTTGGGACATTTattggaccaaacaaatacataaGTAATTGAAAGTATGATCAGTCTACACTGGTATGTCTTGTAGAGACCTTTTACTTATTCCCACATTAGATATCAACTCAGCCTAAAAGCATTTGTGCTGAAAGTACAGCCAGAAGACAACTCTAATCCGCATATAATTATGAAACAACATGATCCGAGTAAAAACGTCTGAATCGTTCAAGAACAGATCCTACCTCATTCTCCTGGGCTTCATCTCACAACAGTGATTCCTGTCCCACCACTGAATGAGGAGCTGCGTTTCCCCTCGCCTGTTCAAATCTCCTTTCATCCCCTCGCTAACACTTGGCTTGCGAAGCACGGGTTAATCTCTACTTGTTCTGTCTACGGTTCACCGTCTGAGCTACTATCAATGAGTCAAAGCTGAAGACTTTAATAGAGGGACTTCTGCTTTGCCCACTTGAAATAGCCCGTGGaggaaacatgtggaaagttttCCGTCATTGTCATTGCAACAGCTTGAATGTCTCTGGTTTCATCATAGAAGCCGTTGAGTGACGCAGTTTTTCAGACAGCAGATTTGGCAGATCGTGGTGGTCACAGAGACATACTGAGTCATGAAAGTTGTCAAGCAAACCCAGAAATATGACACAGCACACCAAACTGAACACGCACTGTCAGCTTGTTTACAGAAGATACACTCACTGGCCTCTTTAATAGGTACACCAGCTCAACTGcttgtgaacacaaacatgtaatTAGCCAAGCACGTGGTGGCTACTCAGTGGATTTAGTCATG
Coding sequences within:
- the fgd4a gene encoding FYVE, RhoGEF and PH domain-containing protein 4a isoform X3, with amino-acid sequence MEWRRHCEMDKNRVVDRMGRGHLYRRGVSTERKGKTACFQSKNADEDACVAVRIEHSRALGSSPVCTPSVQACLNRAGRGPNDRSRGGVNGRGSGGRPRLQSKPEVPPKPLHLQSPVTVISSPLSHEKKPSLRRGMEEEGGGGRGVGGGRASAPRERAREKHSKVSHLISRFEENSNTENKRDVSPLKPISRSNNCSPAHRPYQRQPETNRIQENHSSPVATLHQDEHKPAANGALRQMEQDKEEKEESENQSVRIETVGLVNGDMGDGSTEPNEDHSPLEKNRTDAESHSENTDSVAATESEHKNEEVSTDHKETNEQKLFKIASELLQTEKAYVARLNLLDQVFCAKLMEEANKGTFPVDVVKNIFSNISSIHTFHSQFLLPDLEKRMGEWASTPRIGDILLKLTPFLKMYAEYVKNFDKAMELLKQHSDRSPQFKALIQEIQSQEVCGSLTLQHHMLEPVQRVPRYEMLLKDYLKKLPQDDPDRRDSEKSLEIIATAATHSNSAIRKSENLKKLLEIYEMLGEEEDIVHPSNEFIKEGHILKLAARNTSAMERYLFLFNNMLLYCVPKFSLGGPKYTVRTRIGIDGMKVLETTNEDYPHTFQVSGKERTLELQASSQQDKAGWIKAFQKTIEVFQQKNESFKNALKDVDEVSKAELGKRAPRWIRDNEVTMCMKCQESFNALTRRRHHCRACGYVVCWKCSDNKVALEYDGNKVNKVCRDCFSILTGETVAEGKKKGILEIEAAQFTGNSVMCGFLHYCEKNKKVWCVIPEKECLVLYLYGAPQDVKAQCTIPLLGYSVDDSVRPTDPPASFRISQSKSVHNFAAESEELKQRWLKVIRVAVTGGVPECPETNGSSTDVMDNNNTQELATDST
- the fgd4a gene encoding FYVE, RhoGEF and PH domain-containing protein 4a isoform X5; the protein is MEKLESQFPVPTSAKALGSSPVCTPSVQACLNRAGRGPNDRSRGGVNGRGSGGRPRLQSKPEVPPKPLHLQSPVTVISSPLSHEKKPSLRRGMEEEGGGGRGVGGGRASAPRERAREKHSKVSHLISRFEENSNTENKRDVSPLKPISRSNNCSPAHRPYQRQPETNRIQENHSSPVATLHQDEHKPAANGALRQMEQDKEEKEESENQSVRIETVGLVNGDMGDGSTEPNEDHSPLEKNRTDAESHSENTDSVAATESEHKNEEVSTDHKETNEQKLFKIASELLQTEKAYVARLNLLDQVFCAKLMEEANKGTFPVDVVKNIFSNISSIHTFHSQFLLPDLEKRMGEWASTPRIGDILLKLTPFLKMYAEYVKNFDKAMELLKQHSDRSPQFKALIQEIQSQEVCGSLTLQHHMLEPVQRVPRYEMLLKDYLKKLPQDDPDRRDSEKSLEIIATAATHSNSAIRKSENLKKLLEIYEMLGEEEDIVHPSNEFIKEGHILKLAARNTSAMERYLFLFNNMLLYCVPKFSLGGPKYTVRTRIGIDGMKVLETTNEDYPHTFQVSGKERTLELQASSQQDKAGWIKAFQKTIEVFQQKNESFKNALKDVDEVSKAELGKRAPRWIRDNEVTMCMKCQESFNALTRRRHHCRACGYVVCWKCSDNKVALEYDGNKVNKVCRDCFSILTGETVAEGKKKGILEIEAAQFTGNSVMCGFLHYCEKNKKVWCVIPEKECLVLYLYGAPQDVKAQCTIPLLGYSVDDSVRPTDPPASFRISQSKSVHNFAAESEELKQRWLKVIRVAVTGGVPECPETNGSSTDVMDNNNTQELATDST
- the fgd4a gene encoding FYVE, RhoGEF and PH domain-containing protein 4a isoform X7: MKGDLNRRGETQLLIQWWDRNHCCEMKPRRMSNTENKRDVSPLKPISRSNNCSPAHRPYQRQPETNRIQENHSSPVATLHQDEHKPAANGALRQMEQDKEEKEESENQSVRIETVGLVNGDMGDGSTEPNEDHSPLEKNRTDAESHSENTDSVAATESEHKNEEVSTDHKETNEQKLFKIASELLQTEKAYVARLNLLDQVFCAKLMEEANKGTFPVDVVKNIFSNISSIHTFHSQFLLPDLEKRMGEWASTPRIGDILLKLTPFLKMYAEYVKNFDKAMELLKQHSDRSPQFKALIQEIQSQEVCGSLTLQHHMLEPVQRVPRYEMLLKDYLKKLPQDDPDRRDSEKSLEIIATAATHSNSAIRKSENLKKLLEIYEMLGEEEDIVHPSNEFIKEGHILKLAARNTSAMERYLFLFNNMLLYCVPKFSLGGPKYTVRTRIGIDGMKVLETTNEDYPHTFQVSGKERTLELQASSQQDKAGWIKAFQKTIEVFQQKNESFKNALKDVDEVSKAELGKRAPRWIRDNEVTMCMKCQESFNALTRRRHHCRACGYVVCWKCSDNKVALEYDGNKVNKVCRDCFSILTGETVAEGKKKGILEIEAAQFTGNSVMCGFLHYCEKNKKVWCVIPEKECLVLYLYGAPQDVKAQCTIPLLGYSVDDSVRPTDPPASFRISQSKSVHNFAAESEELKQRWLKVIRVAVTGGVPECPETNGSSTDVMDNNNTQELATDST
- the fgd4a gene encoding FYVE, RhoGEF and PH domain-containing protein 4a isoform X6, whose protein sequence is MEEEGGGGRGVGGGRASAPRERAREKHSKVSHLISRFEENSNTENKRDVSPLKPISRSNNCSPAHRPYQRQPETNRIQENHSSPVATLHQDEHKPAANGALRQMEQDKEEKEESENQSVRIETVGLVNGDMGDGSTEPNEDHSPLEKNRTDAESHSENTDSVAATESEHKNEEVSTDHKETNEQKLFKIASELLQTEKAYVARLNLLDQVFCAKLMEEANKGTFPVDVVKNIFSNISSIHTFHSQFLLPDLEKRMGEWASTPRIGDILLKLTPFLKMYAEYVKNFDKAMELLKQHSDRSPQFKALIQEIQSQEVCGSLTLQHHMLEPVQRVPRYEMLLKDYLKKLPQDDPDRRDSEKSLEIIATAATHSNSAIRKSENLKKLLEIYEMLGEEEDIVHPSNEFIKEGHILKLAARNTSAMERYLFLFNNMLLYCVPKFSLGGPKYTVRTRIGIDGMKVLETTNEDYPHTFQVSGKERTLELQASSQQDKAGWIKAFQKTIEVFQQKNESFKNALKDVDEVSKAELGKRAPRWIRDNEVTMCMKCQESFNALTRRRHHCRACGYVVCWKCSDNKVALEYDGNKVNKVCRDCFSILTGETVAEGKKKGILEIEAAQFTGNSVMCGFLHYCEKNKKVWCVIPEKECLVLYLYGAPQDVKAQCTIPLLGYSVDDSVRPTDPPASFRISQSKSVHNFAAESEELKQRWLKVIRVAVTGGVPECPETNGSSTDVMDNNNTQELATDST
- the fgd4a gene encoding FYVE, RhoGEF and PH domain-containing protein 4a isoform X2 yields the protein MLERSVPHRRMDGFRRVAFRRKEQSLDIPEEEEEEEAAERKGKTACFQSKNADEDACVAVRIEHSRALGSSPVCTPSVQACLNRAGRGPNDRSRGGVNGRGSGGRPRLQSKPEVPPKPLHLQSPVTVISSPLSHEKKPSLRRGMEEEGGGGRGVGGGRASAPRERAREKHSKVSHLISRFEENSNTENKRDVSPLKPISRSNNCSPAHRPYQRQPETNRIQENHSSPVATLHQDEHKPAANGALRQMEQDKEEKEESENQSVRIETVGLVNGDMGDGSTEPNEDHSPLEKNRTDAESHSENTDSVAATESEHKNEEVSTDHKETNEQKLFKIASELLQTEKAYVARLNLLDQVFCAKLMEEANKGTFPVDVVKNIFSNISSIHTFHSQFLLPDLEKRMGEWASTPRIGDILLKLTPFLKMYAEYVKNFDKAMELLKQHSDRSPQFKALIQEIQSQEVCGSLTLQHHMLEPVQRVPRYEMLLKDYLKKLPQDDPDRRDSEKSLEIIATAATHSNSAIRKSENLKKLLEIYEMLGEEEDIVHPSNEFIKEGHILKLAARNTSAMERYLFLFNNMLLYCVPKFSLGGPKYTVRTRIGIDGMKVLETTNEDYPHTFQVSGKERTLELQASSQQDKAGWIKAFQKTIEVFQQKNESFKNALKDVDEVSKAELGKRAPRWIRDNEVTMCMKCQESFNALTRRRHHCRACGYVVCWKCSDNKVALEYDGNKVNKVCRDCFSILTGETVAEGKKKGILEIEAAQFTGNSVMCGFLHYCEKNKKVWCVIPEKECLVLYLYGAPQDVKAQCTIPLLGYSVDDSVRPTDPPASFRISQSKSVHNFAAESEELKQRWLKVIRVAVTGGVPECPETNGSSTDVMDNNNTQELATDST
- the fgd4a gene encoding FYVE, RhoGEF and PH domain-containing protein 4a isoform X4; the encoded protein is MDYLVAGYRWCCLRFVGPERKGKTACFQSKNADEDACVAVRIEHSRALGSSPVCTPSVQACLNRAGRGPNDRSRGGVNGRGSGGRPRLQSKPEVPPKPLHLQSPVTVISSPLSHEKKPSLRRGMEEEGGGGRGVGGGRASAPRERAREKHSKVSHLISRFEENSNTENKRDVSPLKPISRSNNCSPAHRPYQRQPETNRIQENHSSPVATLHQDEHKPAANGALRQMEQDKEEKEESENQSVRIETVGLVNGDMGDGSTEPNEDHSPLEKNRTDAESHSENTDSVAATESEHKNEEVSTDHKETNEQKLFKIASELLQTEKAYVARLNLLDQVFCAKLMEEANKGTFPVDVVKNIFSNISSIHTFHSQFLLPDLEKRMGEWASTPRIGDILLKLTPFLKMYAEYVKNFDKAMELLKQHSDRSPQFKALIQEIQSQEVCGSLTLQHHMLEPVQRVPRYEMLLKDYLKKLPQDDPDRRDSEKSLEIIATAATHSNSAIRKSENLKKLLEIYEMLGEEEDIVHPSNEFIKEGHILKLAARNTSAMERYLFLFNNMLLYCVPKFSLGGPKYTVRTRIGIDGMKVLETTNEDYPHTFQVSGKERTLELQASSQQDKAGWIKAFQKTIEVFQQKNESFKNALKDVDEVSKAELGKRAPRWIRDNEVTMCMKCQESFNALTRRRHHCRACGYVVCWKCSDNKVALEYDGNKVNKVCRDCFSILTGETVAEGKKKGILEIEAAQFTGNSVMCGFLHYCEKNKKVWCVIPEKECLVLYLYGAPQDVKAQCTIPLLGYSVDDSVRPTDPPASFRISQSKSVHNFAAESEELKQRWLKVIRVAVTGGVPECPETNGSSTDVMDNNNTQELATDST